A stretch of the Lolium perenne isolate Kyuss_39 chromosome 3, Kyuss_2.0, whole genome shotgun sequence genome encodes the following:
- the LOC127339939 gene encoding LOB domain-containing protein 23-like, with protein sequence MSAMTGNNVDMQPEEDQLEGGGNSPKRCAACKYLRRRCAHDCVLAPYFPASHPHRYACVHRVFGASNVARLLQSLPVEERGQAAESLAMEAQWRVGDPVYGCTGIINRLQEEILVAQCELARTRAQLDMAAAQIQLQQQAPVPPPPPPRWPQPAGNHHHHVAAVAQRQDEAPFLDPDEFLDLDAF encoded by the exons ATGTCGGCGATGACCGGCAACAACGTGGACATGCAGCCGGAGGAAGACCAGCTGGAAGGCGGTGGCAACAGTCCGAAGCGGTGCGCGGCGTGCAAGTACCTGCGGCGGCGGTGCGCCCACGACTGCGTGCTCGCCCCCTACTTCCCGGCATCGCACCCCCACCGCTACGCTTGCGTGCACCGGGTCTTCGGCGCCAGCAACGTCGCCAGGCTGCTCCAG AGCCTgccggtggaggagagagggcaggCGGCGGAGTCGTTGGCCATGGAGGCGCAGTGGCGGGTGGGTGACCCGGTGTACGGATGCACCGGGATCATCAACCGGCTGCAGGAGGAGATCCTCGTCGCGCAGTGCGAGCTGGCCAGGACGCGGGCGCAGCTCGACATGGCCGCCGCGCAGATACAGCTCCAGCAGCAGGCTCCCGTTcctcctcccccgccgccgcgTTGGCCGCAGCCAGCcggcaaccaccaccaccacgtcgCCGCCGTCGCGCAGAGGCAGGACGAGGCGCCGTTTCTTGACCCGGACGAGTTCCTCGATCTTGACGCATTTTGA